One window from the genome of Anopheles coluzzii chromosome X, AcolN3, whole genome shotgun sequence encodes:
- the LOC120953205 gene encoding 39S ribosomal protein L3, mitochondrial, whose protein sequence is MFSSSTVSTLLRQYAISWSIIPVRSKNYLNRPRLRNPVWFVKKTRTLHNEQFTEDNTAFLNEVKRETILSAAQRSQSNLLKLAHGEQNGQLAQWAPGLKRTGVIAKKIGQYPLWTKDGQKIRTTLLQIVDNEVVKYIPPEEYRPAQEPRQSRNWRKPYGCLLVGAEHGDPSLFTKEYAGLFHESGVLPKKHLCRFIVSPEAQLPSGTALTVSHFRVGDFVDVRGLTVDRGFQGVVKRHGFKGMPKSHGVTKTHRRPGNIGAGGNKARVWPGTRLPGHMGNRWRVLRGLRILRINPQYNVMWVMGSNIAGNTNGIVYIYDTILPLRRHGAKGVPAGPPPFPTALEPLPADSGDIWLEDLHDFRKLSITYSAGSE, encoded by the exons ATGTTTTCCTCCAGCACCGTGTCCACCCTGTTACGGCAGTATGCCATTTCCTG gAGCATCATACCGGTGCGCTCGAAAAACTATCTCAATCGTCCCCGACTACGCAATCCGGTTTGGTTCGTGAAGAAGACGCGCACA CTACATAATGAACAGTTCACCGAGGACAATACCGCGTTCCTGAACGAGGTCAAGCGGGAAACGATCCTGTCGGCGGCGCAGCGCAGCCAGTCGAATCTGCTGAAGCTAGCGCACGGTGAACAGAATGGTCAGCTGGCCCAGTGGGCCCCGGGTCTGAAGCGAACGGGTGTCATTGCAAAAAAGATCGGCCAGTACCCGTTGTGGACGAAGGATGGCCAAAAGATACGCACCACGCTGCTGCAG ATCGTCGACAACGAGGTGGTAAAGTATATCCCACCGGAAGAGTATCGGCCGGCGCAGGAACCGCGCCAAAGCCGCAACTGGCGCAAGCCGTACGGCTGCCTGTTGGTCGGCGCGGAGCACGGCGATCCGTCCCTGTTCACCAAGGAGTACGCCGGCCTGTTCCACGAGTCGGGCGTCCTGCCCAAGAAGCATCTGTGCCGGTTCATCGTGTCACCGGAGGCGCAGCTGCCGTCCGGTACCGCGCTGACCGTGAGCCACTTCCGCGTCGGCGACTTCGTGGACGTGCGCGGGCTCACGGTGGACCGCGGCTTCCAGGGGGTGGTGAAACGGCACGGGTTTAAAGGTATGCCGAAGTCGCACGGCGTGACCAAGACGCACCGCCGGCCGGGCAACATCGGTGCGGGCGGCAATAAGGCGCGCGTGTGGCCCGGCACCCGGCTGCCCGGCCACATGGGCAATCGGTGGCGCGTGCTGCGCGGCCTGCGCATCCTGCGCATTAACCCGCAGTACAACGTGATGTGGGTGATGGGCAGCAACATTGCGGGCAACACGAACGGGATCGTGTACATCTACGACACGATACTGCCACTGCGGCGCCACGGCGCGAAGGGTGTGCCGGCCGGTCCGCCACCGTTCCCGACCGCACTTGAGCCGCTGCCGGCGGACAGCGGCGACATCTGGCTGGAGGATCTGCACGATTTCCGCAAGCTCTCGATCACGTACAGCGCGGGCAGTGAGTGA
- the LOC120953199 gene encoding tRNA-dihydrouridine(20) synthase [NAD(P)+]-like yields the protein MKSDIDYRNKLVLAPMVRVGTLPMRLLALEYGADLVYTEEIIDWKLLRAERHTNEVLGTIDYIDTTDGTVVFRTCPDERGKVVLQIGTASAERAVAVGQMMQNDVAAIDVNMGCPKDFSIKGGMGVALLYDLPRAKAILEGLVQGVRIPVTCKIRVMPDLDETVALAKELQSTGIRAIGVHGRTKTERPRDPVNEGAIARVANALHIPVIANGGSQSITRRHDILRFAQRCSTTSVMVARAAEWNCSVFRADGPLPLDDVIRRYLELSVRYDNSPSNTKYCVQMMLRSLQESPIGRRLLDSQTMQQICDIWEMGEYCRETQLRYHFAGIKGRRACRPRTQSGDGGSVAEGNEPTASKKQCLEESPDSDPEPLNEENVCFIRSNFIDDNSLPKSKLYLHAVRNGLPRAQYEVQQKDKLFRATIRFDGQRYTSSFWEKNKRYAEQAAALVCLLKRGVESRDELIRNGAMLPAKNGPAAAVVELTESSKTDAPGESETNGEARPMVESC from the exons ATGAAATCGGACATCGACTACAGGAACAAGCTCGTGCTGGCCCCGATGGTGCGCGTCGGCACGCTGCCGATGCGGCTGCTGGCCCTCGAGTACGGTGCCGACCTGGTGTACACGGAGGAAATCATCGACTGGAAGCTGCTGCGAGCGGAACGCCACACGAACG AGGTGCTCGGTACGATCGACTACATCGACACCACGGACGGTACGGTCGTGTTTCGTACCTGCCCGGACGAGCGGGGGAAGGTGGTGCTGCAGATTGGGACGGCATCGGCCGAGCGGGCTGTTGCCGTTGGGCAGATG ATGCAAAACGATGTGGCCGCCATTGACGTGAACATGGGCTGCCCGAAAGACTTTTCCATCAAGGGCGGTATGGGGGTGGCCCTGCTGTACGATCTGCCCCGTGCCAAGGCCATCCTCGAGGGGCTGGTGCAGGGCGTGCGGATACCGGTGACGTGCAAGATCCGGGTCATGCCCGATCTGGACGAAACGGTCGCGCTGGCGAAGGAGCTGCAGTCCACCGGCATACGGGCGATCGGGGTGCACGGGCGCACCAAGACGGAGCGACCGCGCGATCCAGTTAATGAAG GCGCCATTGCCCGGGTAGCAAACGCATTGCACATTCCGGTCATTGCGAACGGTGGCTCACAAAGCATCACCCGCCGGCACGATATACTGCGGTTTGCGCAGCGCTGCTCCACAACGAGCGTGATGGTGGCCCGAGCCGCCGAATGGAACTGTTCCGTGTTTCGGGCGGACGGTCCGCTGCCACTGGACGACGTGATTCGGCGCTATCTGGAGCTATCCGTCCGGTACGACAACTCGCCCTCGAACACCAAGTACTGCGTGCAGATGATGCTGCGCAGCCTGCAGGAGAGCCCGATCGGGCGCCGTCTCCTGGACAGCCAAACGATGCAGCAGATATG CGATATCTGGGAAATGGGCGAGTACTGTCGAGAAACGCAGCTCCGATACCATTTCGCTGGCATCAAGGGTCGACGCGCCTGTCGGCCACGCACGCAGTCTGGGGACGGTGGTTCGGTAGCGGAAGGCAACGAGCCGACCGCTAGCAAAAAGCAGTGCCTTGAGGAATCGCCGGACTCCGATCCGGAGCCGCTGAACGAGGAAAACGTTTGCTTTATACGGTCCAATTTTATTGACG ACAATTCGCTGCCAAAATCCAAACTCTACCTGCACGCGGTACGGAACGGGCTGCCGCGGGCCCAGTACGAGGTGCAGCAGAAGGACAAACTGTTCCGGGCGACCATCCGGTTCGATGGCCAGCGCTACACCAGCTCGTTCTGGGAGAAGAATAAGCGATACGCGGAGCAGGCGGCCGCACTCGTGTGCCTGCTGAAGCGCGGGGTCGAGTCGCGCGACGAGCTGATACGGAATGGTGCGATGCTGCCGGCCAAAAATGGACCGGCCGCCGCTGTGGTGGAGCTGACGGAGAGCAGCAAGACAGATGCTCCTGGGGAGAGTGAAACGAACGGGGAAGCTCGACCGATGGTGGAAAGTTGTTGA